In Rhodopirellula bahusiensis, the following proteins share a genomic window:
- a CDS encoding protein kinase domain-containing protein, translating into MMTATECPSIERLKDLTLGRLAEEDSDSMLDHLRDCEVCQSELETIGDGEDSLIQAIRSPDDASEWILEPQCDVAVIAALGAIGIGQQSPTVSEMPAFPVSIGEYEIVRPLGRGGMGNVYLARHTKLGRLVALKVLAGHRLADAKMKERFEAEMRAVGQLSHPGIVTAHDAREIDGTAVLITEFIDGMDLAQLVSRTGPIGVADACDLIRQVAVALQYTSDQGFVHRDVKPSNIMLGHSGEVKLLDLGLARLQEPRHETSGLTGTGQAMGTADYIAPEQVTDSRGVDVRADIYSLGCTLFKLLTGHAPFAGPQCTTAFAKMTAHVSSPPPVLSDFLTDAPAGLNKLVASMLDKDQTSRPQTPMQVAEKLKPFASDANLSGLIARAGTASSERAPASHPETKVSSQTQSWRRRSVPITAAIAAGFFGLFIGLMSGVLIRIKMPDGSVVTVNAPDGSEVSVVPNASPDIPSENIASPAVTTSEDQREEAFLKFAILATEEEMREYGSKYEGLPEDFDVIRDGFRWYAVDPDADLSSPLRINGNALHLVREAGSLAIDQDKLREQIEMAQAKGNEQIELRLSEAAGESLRELTRNNMRRRLAIIVNGKIRMAPTIMAEVGRDIAITGRFTQEEISFLMDALNSGLVQPLSEVGVVTRAPIDIWRLQGVWKISDEPAGRLLAFDNSGFLVATDQWIRAAGKMTVMPHRDQWMEVHFENSFPGGPQGDPVYMVRFLNGDKLELGSKTLQPLSSLDFTGSYQVENIRVAERIGSIPTEMTEVKALMDSPVVSKADAIERQSINSALLLIMQAKIEGVDFWVQAGERDVQSTNQLKQMGLAFHNFASAYRKFPASASMAREGAIGINDQSELKPFSWRVAILPFIEQQELFEQYHFDEPWDSEANLKLLAKMPSTYRSPDAAEDQPVGHANYQGIADGGSALGIDDGVKFRDIRDGTVNTLLILETKSSVPWTKPQDLSELPKFADDAVLRYLMADGSARTMDPVDEEKLKALVTRDGGERIEP; encoded by the coding sequence ATGATGACCGCAACTGAATGCCCGTCGATCGAACGATTGAAGGATTTGACGCTGGGCCGATTGGCCGAAGAAGACAGCGACTCAATGCTGGACCACCTTCGCGATTGTGAAGTTTGCCAATCTGAATTGGAAACGATCGGCGATGGCGAGGACTCTTTGATCCAAGCCATCCGATCGCCCGATGACGCTTCGGAATGGATTCTCGAGCCACAATGCGACGTGGCCGTGATCGCTGCTTTGGGTGCGATCGGAATTGGCCAGCAGTCACCCACCGTCTCGGAAATGCCGGCTTTTCCGGTCTCGATCGGTGAATATGAAATCGTTCGGCCGTTGGGCCGCGGTGGAATGGGCAATGTTTATTTGGCTCGTCATACCAAACTGGGCCGCCTGGTCGCACTCAAGGTCTTGGCCGGGCATCGTCTCGCGGATGCCAAAATGAAGGAGCGGTTTGAGGCTGAGATGCGGGCCGTGGGACAGTTGAGTCACCCTGGGATCGTCACGGCCCATGACGCTCGTGAAATCGATGGCACAGCGGTATTGATCACCGAATTCATTGACGGAATGGATTTGGCTCAGTTGGTTTCGCGAACCGGGCCGATCGGCGTTGCGGACGCTTGTGATCTGATTCGCCAAGTGGCCGTCGCACTGCAATACACCAGCGACCAAGGTTTCGTTCACCGCGACGTCAAACCGTCGAACATCATGCTGGGCCATTCCGGCGAAGTGAAGTTGTTGGATCTGGGATTGGCTCGTTTGCAGGAGCCTCGTCACGAAACATCAGGCTTGACCGGCACCGGACAAGCGATGGGGACAGCGGATTACATTGCCCCCGAGCAGGTCACGGACAGTCGTGGTGTCGACGTTCGCGCCGACATTTATTCGCTTGGCTGCACTTTGTTTAAGTTACTGACCGGGCATGCACCGTTTGCTGGGCCGCAATGCACGACCGCGTTTGCCAAGATGACCGCTCATGTTTCCTCGCCACCGCCGGTGCTCAGCGATTTCTTGACCGATGCACCCGCTGGGTTGAACAAGTTGGTTGCATCGATGTTGGACAAAGACCAAACATCGCGACCACAAACGCCGATGCAGGTCGCTGAAAAGCTAAAGCCATTTGCGAGTGACGCCAATCTGTCTGGTTTGATCGCTCGTGCCGGAACAGCCTCGTCCGAGCGTGCGCCCGCCAGCCATCCAGAAACCAAGGTTTCGTCCCAGACACAAAGTTGGCGGCGACGATCGGTGCCCATCACCGCGGCGATCGCCGCCGGATTTTTTGGGTTGTTCATTGGATTGATGAGTGGTGTGCTGATCCGCATCAAGATGCCCGACGGTTCGGTCGTGACTGTGAACGCACCTGATGGAAGCGAAGTCAGCGTCGTCCCCAATGCATCGCCAGACATACCATCTGAAAACATCGCATCGCCGGCCGTTACCACTTCCGAAGACCAACGTGAAGAAGCGTTCCTGAAATTCGCGATTTTGGCAACCGAAGAAGAAATGCGGGAGTACGGTTCGAAATATGAGGGGCTTCCGGAGGATTTCGATGTCATCCGAGATGGTTTTCGATGGTATGCAGTTGATCCTGATGCTGACCTTTCTTCGCCGTTACGCATCAATGGGAATGCGTTGCATTTGGTCCGTGAGGCTGGTTCGCTGGCAATCGATCAAGACAAGCTTCGCGAGCAAATCGAAATGGCTCAAGCAAAGGGCAATGAGCAGATCGAGCTTCGACTGAGCGAGGCTGCTGGGGAGTCGCTGCGTGAACTCACCCGCAACAACATGCGACGAAGGTTGGCGATCATCGTCAACGGGAAGATCCGAATGGCACCGACGATCATGGCGGAAGTGGGCCGTGACATTGCAATCACGGGTCGGTTTACCCAGGAAGAAATCAGCTTCTTGATGGATGCGTTGAACAGTGGACTCGTTCAGCCACTGTCAGAAGTAGGGGTTGTGACACGGGCACCAATCGATATCTGGCGTCTTCAAGGCGTTTGGAAAATCAGTGATGAGCCAGCGGGCAGGTTGCTTGCGTTCGATAATTCAGGATTCTTGGTGGCGACCGATCAGTGGATTCGAGCGGCCGGGAAGATGACTGTCATGCCTCACCGTGACCAATGGATGGAAGTTCACTTTGAAAACTCGTTCCCAGGGGGGCCTCAGGGAGACCCGGTCTACATGGTTCGGTTTTTGAATGGAGATAAACTGGAGCTTGGGTCGAAGACGCTGCAGCCGCTTTCGTCATTGGACTTTACCGGTTCCTATCAGGTCGAGAACATTCGTGTCGCCGAACGCATTGGAAGCATTCCGACCGAAATGACTGAAGTGAAAGCACTGATGGATTCGCCAGTCGTGTCGAAAGCTGATGCCATCGAGCGCCAATCGATCAACTCTGCACTCTTGTTGATAATGCAAGCAAAGATTGAAGGCGTGGACTTCTGGGTCCAGGCAGGTGAACGCGATGTCCAGTCCACCAATCAATTGAAGCAAATGGGCCTTGCCTTTCACAACTTTGCGTCGGCTTATCGCAAGTTTCCTGCGTCGGCATCGATGGCGAGAGAGGGAGCGATTGGAATCAACGACCAATCCGAGTTGAAGCCGTTTTCTTGGCGAGTGGCGATTCTGCCTTTCATTGAGCAACAGGAGTTGTTCGAGCAGTATCATTTCGACGAACCGTGGGACAGCGAAGCGAACTTGAAGTTGCTGGCGAAGATGCCTTCCACCTATCGAAGTCCCGATGCGGCGGAAGACCAACCCGTTGGGCATGCCAACTATCAAGGCATCGCCGATGGTGGCAGTGCATTGGGCATCGACGATGGTGTCAAATTCAGAGACATCCGAGACGGGACGGTCAACACGTTGCTAATTTTGGAAACGAAATCGTCAGTTCCTTGGACGAAGCCGCAAGATCTCAGTGAGTTGCCGAAGTTTGCTGATGATGCCGTTCTTCGGTATCTGATGGCCGATGGATCCGCGAGGACGATGGATCCGGTGGACGAAGAAAAACTGAAGGCTTTGGTCACACGGGACGGTGGAGAACGCATTGAACCTTGA
- a CDS encoding response regulator transcription factor, with translation MTRILIAEDDRHTRAALEELLQAEGYDVATVGDGLSASKMMESKKFDLVCLDVMMPMKSGYDVCRLLRANDKQTPVIFITAKGEEIDKVVGFELGADDYISKPFGSHEVIARVKAVLRRCQPETSSAPDSKDPTAHLAFNMDNLQITPAKLRATRGDTVIELTARELQILILLHDADGDVVHRQTLFQECWGQNRVPNSRTVDQTVSQLRKRIEIDPKHPRIIQTVYGIGYRCECEPRT, from the coding sequence ATGACTCGGATTCTGATCGCGGAAGATGACCGCCACACCCGCGCGGCGCTGGAAGAACTACTCCAAGCCGAAGGCTACGACGTGGCCACGGTTGGCGATGGACTGTCCGCATCCAAGATGATGGAGTCAAAGAAATTTGATTTGGTCTGTTTGGACGTGATGATGCCAATGAAAAGCGGCTATGACGTCTGCCGACTCTTGCGAGCCAACGACAAACAAACGCCCGTCATCTTCATCACCGCCAAAGGGGAAGAGATCGATAAAGTGGTTGGTTTTGAGCTGGGTGCAGACGACTACATCAGCAAGCCATTTGGGTCCCACGAAGTCATCGCCCGTGTCAAAGCGGTCCTCAGACGCTGCCAACCAGAAACGAGTTCAGCACCGGACTCGAAAGACCCCACCGCCCATCTCGCCTTCAACATGGATAACTTGCAAATCACTCCCGCCAAACTGCGAGCGACCCGCGGCGATACAGTGATTGAACTCACCGCTCGCGAACTACAGATCCTGATTCTGTTGCATGATGCCGACGGCGACGTGGTGCATCGCCAAACGCTCTTCCAAGAATGCTGGGGGCAGAACCGAGTCCCCAACAGCCGAACCGTCGACCAAACGGTCAGCCAACTTCGCAAGCGAATTGAGATCGATCCCAAACACCCCCGAATCATCCAAACTGTCTACGGCATCGGTTACCGATGCGAATGCGAACCTCGCACATGA
- a CDS encoding cupredoxin domain-containing protein: MKTLILSIACLLICRCASAHAADLRLQFLFDGPAPIPKPLDVDRDKAVCGQLNLLDERLLVDQETKGIQNVVVYLYTGRGGTQLPASKPSKQTRNLRAKGCRLEPRVVLAQSGDKLVCDVSEAKVGHNININFIRNNHSGILIPAGNNRDYSLQQAEPAPLPIDCNIHPWMRAWLVVLDHPYAAVSDAQGRIEIKGLPENQELTFRVFHEDARHLTNITIDGNVQQWDRNRFQVTLAEGINDLGQVKLSPENFASIQTAVSTGQ; this comes from the coding sequence ATGAAAACACTCATCCTTTCGATCGCTTGCCTTCTCATCTGCCGCTGTGCTTCCGCTCATGCTGCTGACCTGCGATTGCAATTCTTGTTCGATGGTCCAGCCCCCATTCCCAAACCGCTCGATGTCGACCGGGACAAAGCGGTGTGCGGTCAATTGAATTTGCTCGATGAGCGTCTGCTGGTGGACCAGGAAACAAAAGGTATTCAGAATGTGGTGGTGTACCTCTACACCGGTCGTGGAGGAACGCAATTGCCTGCTTCCAAACCATCCAAGCAAACTCGAAATCTACGGGCAAAAGGCTGCCGTCTTGAACCGCGTGTGGTTCTTGCTCAAAGCGGAGACAAATTGGTCTGCGATGTGTCAGAGGCCAAGGTTGGTCACAACATCAACATCAATTTCATTCGAAACAATCACTCGGGTATCCTCATTCCTGCCGGCAACAATCGCGACTATTCGTTACAACAGGCAGAGCCCGCACCGCTACCGATTGACTGCAACATTCACCCTTGGATGCGAGCTTGGTTGGTCGTTCTCGATCACCCCTACGCTGCCGTCAGCGACGCGCAAGGACGGATTGAAATCAAGGGTCTTCCCGAGAACCAGGAACTCACTTTTCGCGTCTTCCATGAAGACGCCCGCCACCTGACCAACATCACGATCGATGGCAACGTTCAACAGTGGGACCGCAATCGATTCCAGGTCACCTTGGCCGAAGGCATCAACGACCTGGGTCAGGTGAAGCTTTCACCCGAGAACTTTGCGAGCATTCAAACAGCAGTATCAACCGGACAGTGA
- a CDS encoding Uma2 family endonuclease — MQIPSLPNATANAALPLSVADTLTDLGGISSDRLRVVEASRSATAEDLAILHAQGVMCELVDGQLVEKQMGFKESLLAAVLIEFLSAFARQHKLGIVSGPDGFVTLFPDLIRGPDVAFLSWDRLPGGRLPEEAFPRIVPDLVVEVLSPGNTRAEMARKRREYFHAGVRLVWTVDSIRRSVAVFTSATQSSVLGETESLDGGEVLPGLKINLAEVFAVLDGPDVDESPTVANG, encoded by the coding sequence ATGCAAATTCCCAGTCTTCCCAATGCCACCGCGAATGCGGCTTTGCCTCTCAGTGTCGCTGACACGCTGACGGACCTGGGAGGCATTTCGTCCGATCGATTGCGGGTGGTTGAAGCCTCCAGGTCCGCCACAGCGGAGGATCTTGCCATCCTTCACGCTCAGGGCGTGATGTGCGAACTCGTCGATGGCCAATTGGTGGAGAAGCAGATGGGGTTCAAAGAATCACTGCTGGCGGCTGTGTTGATCGAATTTTTGAGTGCATTTGCGAGGCAACACAAGCTGGGCATCGTCTCGGGGCCGGATGGTTTTGTGACCCTCTTTCCAGATCTGATTCGCGGTCCCGATGTGGCTTTTTTGTCCTGGGATCGGCTCCCGGGCGGACGATTGCCGGAGGAGGCGTTTCCCCGAATTGTTCCTGATTTGGTGGTGGAGGTTCTCAGTCCGGGGAACACTCGGGCGGAAATGGCTCGCAAACGTCGCGAATATTTTCACGCGGGCGTCCGGTTGGTTTGGACGGTGGATTCCATTCGAAGGTCCGTTGCAGTCTTCACCTCGGCGACGCAGTCCTCGGTACTTGGTGAAACGGAATCACTCGATGGTGGCGAGGTGCTGCCCGGGCTGAAGATCAACTTGGCGGAAGTGTTCGCAGTTCTTGACGGTCCAGACGTGGACGAGAGTCCTACCGTCGCAAACGGTTAA
- a CDS encoding sensor histidine kinase, giving the protein MLLRHVLALLLLIVSPLILIGWFGTATLARQQQQQRDQLQELFAGRLRDLSSNLRPIAQRYESDLGNQLRVADRDLDQLAELRRSTPIVRSVLLVDRDGRLIYPRKPVVDETSETLWHAALSELARGRPIGEIEEANAPRGNSGSLSSIKQNLLRSRNSRTSKSSFASTSSTTSTRWQSWFHEDGLQLVLWLPRSDQTATGIVLERGRWMADLVEALPASSSDKSGRYELRDSTDRTVYRWGDSSNATNQSQPLATIRMESPWNGWRLLYTPSITPNPGWLADGTIPLLATLLALATTMLLLGVYVLTTIRRQMALAQQRVSFASHVSHELRTPLTNIRLYAELAKRDLDTDADLSPNKTSQHPKLLERLDVIEEESQRLSRLVTGVLDMVSGKGKLHPTREVPDQIIRRVVESFSPAMESLEIQSDLELNAAEAIQIDTDVIELVLVNLLSNVEKYAASGEQVTITSSQTPTMITINVIDDGPGISKPEAKRIFQPFERLDDSLSAPAGTGLGLAIARNAARRHGGELMWIPSERGSHFRFTLQPVPLTEHRPSASQTKRP; this is encoded by the coding sequence TTGCTTCTCCGTCACGTTCTCGCATTGCTGTTGCTCATCGTTTCGCCGCTGATCTTGATCGGCTGGTTCGGAACCGCCACGCTCGCGCGGCAACAACAGCAGCAACGTGACCAACTGCAGGAACTCTTCGCTGGGCGACTGCGGGACTTGAGTTCCAACTTGCGTCCCATCGCCCAGCGATATGAATCCGATTTAGGCAACCAACTTCGCGTTGCCGATCGTGACTTAGATCAGCTCGCTGAGCTTCGCCGTTCTACGCCCATCGTTCGCTCGGTCTTGTTGGTCGATCGCGATGGGCGTTTGATCTACCCTCGCAAACCTGTTGTCGACGAAACATCAGAAACGTTGTGGCACGCCGCCCTGAGTGAACTCGCTCGCGGTCGACCGATTGGAGAAATCGAGGAAGCCAATGCTCCTCGAGGTAACTCCGGATCCTTGTCGTCCATCAAGCAAAACCTCTTGCGGTCACGAAATTCTCGGACGTCAAAATCATCGTTCGCAAGCACCTCATCAACCACCAGCACTCGCTGGCAAAGTTGGTTCCACGAGGACGGCCTGCAATTGGTGCTCTGGTTGCCGCGATCCGACCAGACCGCCACCGGAATCGTTCTGGAACGAGGGCGATGGATGGCCGACCTTGTCGAAGCCTTGCCCGCCTCGTCTTCGGACAAATCCGGTCGTTACGAACTGCGAGACAGCACCGATCGAACGGTGTACCGCTGGGGAGATTCCTCGAATGCAACCAACCAATCCCAACCGCTGGCAACCATTCGGATGGAGTCACCCTGGAACGGATGGCGGTTGCTCTACACACCATCCATCACACCCAATCCGGGATGGCTGGCCGACGGAACCATTCCATTGCTGGCAACCTTGCTGGCGCTCGCGACCACGATGCTATTGCTCGGCGTGTATGTCCTGACAACGATTCGTCGGCAAATGGCTTTGGCTCAACAACGCGTCAGCTTCGCCAGCCATGTGTCGCACGAGTTGCGAACGCCGTTGACCAACATTCGCTTGTACGCCGAGCTCGCCAAACGAGACCTCGATACCGACGCCGATCTTTCACCCAATAAAACAAGCCAACACCCAAAGCTGCTCGAACGGTTGGATGTAATCGAAGAGGAAAGTCAGCGGCTCTCACGGTTGGTCACGGGTGTCCTCGACATGGTTTCCGGCAAAGGAAAACTGCATCCGACCCGTGAAGTTCCCGATCAAATCATCCGTCGTGTCGTGGAGAGTTTTTCCCCAGCGATGGAGAGCCTTGAGATTCAATCCGACTTGGAATTGAACGCCGCCGAAGCGATTCAAATCGACACCGACGTGATCGAACTGGTCCTGGTGAATTTGCTGAGCAACGTCGAAAAGTACGCCGCCTCGGGTGAACAAGTCACGATCACGAGTTCGCAAACGCCAACGATGATCACCATCAACGTGATCGACGATGGTCCCGGGATCAGCAAGCCGGAAGCCAAACGTATCTTTCAACCCTTCGAACGACTCGACGATTCCTTGTCGGCACCAGCAGGCACGGGCCTTGGACTGGCGATCGCTCGCAACGCGGCTCGTCGTCACGGTGGCGAACTAATGTGGATTCCTTCCGAGCGTGGCTCGCATTTTCGCTTCACGTTGCAACCGGTGCCCTTAACTGAACATCGTCCCTCAGCATCCCAAACGAAACGACCATGA